A window of Exiguobacterium sp. FSL W8-0210 genomic DNA:
CGGTTACTCACACCCAATCGAGTACACTCCGGAACAAGGCATCGAAGTCGAAGTTCCTACGAATACGCAACTCATCGTTCGCGGAATCAGCAAAGAACGTGTTGGTCACGTCGCTGCATTGATTCGTTCGTACCGTCAACCTGAGCCGTACAAAGGTAAAGGTATTCGTTACAGTGATGAAGTCGTTCGTCGTAAAGAAGGTAAAACAGGTAAGTAATTCGCGAATGCGAATTGACCGGAAAGGAGTGGCATAAATGATCTCAAAGGCAGATAAAAACGCTACGCGTAAAAAACGTCATGGTCGTGTCCGTCGTACAATCATCGGGACTGCAACACGTCCACGTATGAACGTATTCCGTTCGAACAAGAACATTTACGTACAAGTCATTGACGATGCAACACATGCAACACTCGCATCTGCATCATCACTCGACCTTGAAAAAGGCAACACGACTGACGCTGCGGCAGCAGTTGGTAAGCTCGCAGCTGAGCGCG
This region includes:
- the rplR gene encoding 50S ribosomal protein L18 produces the protein MISKADKNATRKKRHGRVRRTIIGTATRPRMNVFRSNKNIYVQVIDDATHATLASASSLDLEKGNTTDAAAAVGKLAAERALEKGIETVVFDRGGYLYHGRIKAVAEAAREAGLKF